One genomic region from Labeo rohita strain BAU-BD-2019 chromosome 7, IGBB_LRoh.1.0, whole genome shotgun sequence encodes:
- the arl14ep gene encoding ARL14 effector protein, which yields MPISCSAIDCSNRFAKGSEIRFYRFPISKPQLAEQWVRNLGKKNFIPTQNSCLCSEHFQPDCFRDYNGKLFLREDAVPTIFANSGGDGTKIELRKNRGGLVAKDANDSSRFGSLSDKDRPKQITKDRRQPIRDSSLKGRGMNDRRRAGKLSIGDRQSLSLKSKVYDSKGLLISCGRDLCDCLDVDCMGCFYPCPECSSRKCGVECRCDRKWLYEQVEVEGGEIIRNKFAN from the exons ATGCCGATCTCCTGTTCAGCTATTGATTGTTCAAACCGGTTTGCCAAAGGCTCAGAGATCAGATTCTATAG GTTTCCAATCAGCAAGCCTCAGCTAGCCGAGCAATGGGTACGAAACCTTGGGAAAAAGAACTTTATTCCCACTCAGAACTCCTGCTTGTGCTCGGAGCATTTCCAGCCCGACTGCTTCCGTGACTACAATGGAAAACTGTTTCTCAGAGAGGATGCCGTGCCGACTATTTTTGCAAACTCTGGAGGAGATGGCACAAAG ATTGAGTTACGGAAAAACAGAGGAGGATTAGTGGCAAAGGATGCAAATGATTCCAGTCGGTTTGGTTCGCTTTCTGATAAAGACAGACCCAAACAAATCACAAAGGACAGAAGACAGCCTATAAGAGACTCCAGCCTGAAG GGCAGAGGTATGAATGACCGGAGACGTGCAGGAAAGCTCTCGATAGGTGACAG ACAGTCCCTGTCTCTCAAGAGTAAAGTGTATGACAGCAAAGGCCTCCTGATCTCGTGTGGAAGGGATCTGTGTGACTGTCTGGATGTGGACTGCATGGGTTGCTTCTATCCGTGTCCCGAGTGCAGCTCACGGAAGTGCGGTGTGGAGTGCCGGTGTGACCGGAAATGGCTGTACGAGCAGGTTGAGGTAGAGGGAGGAGAGATCATCCGCAACAAGTTTGCAAATTAG
- the kcna4 gene encoding LOW QUALITY PROTEIN: potassium voltage-gated channel subfamily A member 1 (The sequence of the model RefSeq protein was modified relative to this genomic sequence to represent the inferred CDS: inserted 2 bases in 1 codon): protein MEFAMVGADSGGCNTHLPYGYAQARARERERERERQSRAAAAAAEAGTVGEGGGSSGHPHNHPHQSRAASSTNANNSSAGTASRPSSPSSSSSQQPQQQQQQQQQQHHEPPQQLLRERKKQRGVARWRRNRAALGGDLRHSELALLGSEEDIMIEEEEAEGEEEEEEDKGKQEXSSFVYNMDDEEETVSLTDRRPQSGYENVYNEYGCCERVVINVSGLKFETQLKTLAQFPDTLLGDPEKRIRYFDPLRNEYFFDRNRPSFDAILYFYQSGGRLKRPVNVPFDIFSEEVKFYELGEEAMLKFREDEGFVKEEEKPLPEDEFKRQIWLLFEYPESSSPARGIAVVSVLVIVISIVIFCLETLPEFRDDKEFLSPGKNSTQADNGFTPFNDPFFIVETVCIIWFSFEIIVRFFASPSKAAFFKNVMNSIDIVSILPYFITLGTDLAQQQGNGQQAMSFAILRIIRLVRVFRIFKLSRHSKGLQILGHTLRASMRELALLIFFLVIGVILFSSAVYFAEADEPSSQFTSIPDAFWWAVVTMTTVGYGDMKPITVGGKIVGSLCAIAGVLTIALPVPVIVSNFNYFYHRETDNEDQAPVVEQPPPGCPYFPDFLRKFKGSPSGSSLGDKAAEYMEMEEGVTESLCGADTQSPSRGNGTDIGGKNSSHSRTLQTDV, encoded by the exons ATGGAGTTTGCTATGGTGGGCGCGGACAGCGGGGGTTGCAACACCCACCTGCCCTATGGATATGCCCAGGCTCGCGCCCGGGAGAGGGAGCGCGAGCGGGAGAGACAGTCTCGAGCGGCGGCGGCGGCAGCTGAAGCCGGAACGGTCGGAGAGGGAGGTGGGTCCAGCGGCCATCCCCACAACCACCCGCATCAGAGTCGCGCCGCCTCTTCAACGAATGCCAACAACAGTAGCGCCGGGACCGCCTCGCGCCCCTCctccccctcctcctcctcctcccaaCAGCCGcaacagcagcaacagcagcagcagcagcaacaccACGAGCCACCACAGCAACTTCTCAGAGAGCGAAAAAAGCAAAGAGGCGTCGCGCGCTGGAGACGGAACCGCGCGGCACTCGGCGGGGATCTACGCCACTCAGAGTTGGCGCTACTAGGATCCGAGGAGGACATCATGATCGAGGAGGAGGAGGCGGAGGgcgaggaggaagaggaggaggacaaGGGCAAGCAAGA GTCGAGTTTTGTCTATAACATGGATGATGAAGAGGAGACGGTCTCGCTAACGGACAGGCGTCCTCAGTCGGGGTACGAAAATGTTTACAATGAGTACGGCTGCTGCGAGAGAGTTGTCATCAACGTGTCGGGCTTGAAGTTTGAAACTCAGCTGAAGACTCTCGCGCAGTTCCCGGACACGCTCCTGGGGGACCCTGAGAAACGAATCAGGTACTTCGACCCTCTGCGTAACGAATACTTCTTTGACAGGAACCGACCGAGCTTCGACGCCATTCTATATTTCTACCAGTCAGGGGGGCGTTTAAAGAGACCCGTCAACGTGCCGTTTGACATCTTTTCCGAGGAGGTCAAGTTCTATGAACTCGGGGAAGAGGCAATGCTCAAGTTTCGCGAGGATGAGGGCTTCgtgaaggaggaggagaagCCACTGCCCGAGGACGAGTTCAAGCGCCAGATCTGGCTGCTCTTCGAGTACCCGGAGAGTTCAAGTCCAGCCAGGGGGATCGCGGTTGTGTCAGTGCTGGTCATCGTCATATCCATCGTCatcttttgtttggaaacattGCCAGAATTCAGGGACGACAAAGAATTCCTCAGCCCAGGTAAAAACTCCACGCAGGCGGACAATGGATTTACGCCATTCAACGACCCCTTTTTCATCGTTGAGACGGTGTGCATCATTTGGTTCTCGTTCGAGATCATCGTGCGCTTCTTCGCGAGCCCCAGTAAAGCTGCTTTCTTTAAAAACGTTATGAACTCCATAGACATCGTCTCTATTTTGCCTTACTTCATAACTCTCGGCACAGACCTCGCTCAGCAGCAAGGCAACGGGCAACAGGCAATGAGTTTCGCCATCCTGAGAATAATACGACTCGTCCGCGTGTTCAGGATCTTCAAACTGTCGCGGCACTCGAAAGGTCTCCAGATCCTCGGGCACACTTTGCGCGCGAGCATGCGAGAGCTGGCCCTGCTCATCTTCTTCCTTGTCATCGGTGTCATCCTGTTCTCCAGCGCGGTGTACTTCGCAGAGGCGGACGAGCCCTCGTCGCAGTTCACCAGCATCCCAGACGCGTTCTGGTGGGCTGTAGTGACCATGACCACGGTGGGCTACGGGGACATGAAGCCCATCACGGTCGGGGGCAAAATTGTGGGCTCGCTTTGCGCCATCGCCGGCGTTCTGACCATTGCGCTTCCAGTCCCTGTCATCGTGTCCAACTTCAACTACTTCTACCACCGGGAGACTGATAACGAGGACCAGGCGCCCGTTGTGGAGCAGCCTCCGCCGGGCTGCCCGTACTTTCCGGATTTCCTGAGAAAATTCAAAGGCTCCCCGTCGGGGTCGTCTTTGGGTGACAAGGCGGCAGAGTACATGGAGATGGAGGAGGGCGTCACAGAGTCTCTGTGCGGGGCTGACACGCAGAGCCCCAGCAGAGGAAATGGTACTGACATAGgcggaaaaaacagttcacattCACGAACCCTACAGACAGATGTATGA
- the fshb gene encoding follitropin subunit beta, with protein sequence MRMRFVVMVMLLPALMRAGSECRSSCRLTNISITVESEECGSCITIDTTACAGFCKTQERVYRSPIMQYYQNTCNFREWTYETYEFKGCPAGADSVFTYPVALSCECSMCNSDITDCGVLSQQTTSCNAH encoded by the exons ATGAGGATGCGCTTCGTTGTTATGGTGATGCTGTTGCCAGCGCTAATGAGGGCAGGATCAGAATGCAGGTCCAGCTGTCGACTCACCAATATCTCCATTACCGTGGAAAGTGAGGAATGTGGCAGCTGCATCACAATTGACACCACTGCCTGTGCCGGGTTCTGCAAAACACAG GAAAGAGTTTACCGTAGCCCAATAATGCAGTACTACCAGAACACCTGTAACTTCCGAGAGTGGACCTACGAGACCTATGAGTTTAAAGGCTGCCCTGCCGGGGCTGACTCTGTTTTCACCTATCCAGTGGCCCTCAGCTGTGAATGCAGCATGTGTAACTCTgacatcacagactgtggagtTCTCAGCCAGCAGACAACCAGCTGCAACGCACATTAG